One window of Candidatus Microthrix subdominans genomic DNA carries:
- a CDS encoding delta-60 repeat domain-containing protein, with protein MSPKRAGIVTVMVAAVLGPVVVPTAAQAAGPPAARPGDGTTAETAGASCWGIKQRFSQSATGVYWLRTKTLVAPEKFTCDMTTDGGGWALIGVGREGWTWSPAAQGNVARLQTDPNGQASQAPVHLSADKINGLLDGGAASQLPDGIRLRRSANAAGTSWQEVRWNLANAEPWSWHFSAGKPLAKMTVNGTVYSRAGTTRDTKGNDAVTKMFNAGTGVDGLNRVFTHRNWKVTARGNRAGFAMGAIKSSTSGNWYAPDGTNPIPLTQVWVRPRIMDSVAAPLPSGGSAPRQVPWVPSDVAQELAWGVGGPPDWTGRISAADPALAYVMAMQEAGGRMFVGGSFTKVVNNAGGSVNHKFLTAFDVNTGAWISSCKPILDGRVWDMEVSRDGQLIIAGDFTKVNGDTAAAGLAKLNPNTCTVDPSFRVRVNRSGGRGMVRGISLLGDRLFIGGAFNQVTPNGRPTTGVSNAAEVNAMTGQLGTWRPVVNGLVMDIDASERGDRVYLAGWFTTINGIAGEPYATRISDGAPLTNFRWLRSAQTAGGTYSQTVKEFGDQVFVGGREHTLSAYNRNTAARTEAHVSIPGGDFQAAEAAFGYLFGACHCGGDTGVNLSGRTRWYGNIADMTWGATRSDRIQQVGLYDAATGAYLDWWLPSIASATGDGPWVITKDHNECVWQGGDTKRDAYSGNAAKDFAGGFTKYCSAVDRSVPTAPAQHAASLRPDGTVGVTWGQASDPSNDVRYLVLRDGNAVGFSWGTSYVDTNVPVGNHQYAVAAIDGTGNIGPSTKPTNFSVAAPIVETELMPTGAAWRFTVDPALAPENWQAPAFADAGWAEGPAKLGFGRSDVASVIYTAGGPNYPTAGYFRAKVNVPNPSKYSELRVELVRDDGAAVSINGVEAFRDNLPDGPLAPTTGAVNVVEGAAERTPVVYTVPASALQPGVNTIAVEVHNANKWSGDMGMSMRIVGLS; from the coding sequence ATGTCACCCAAGCGGGCGGGCATCGTCACCGTGATGGTGGCGGCCGTGCTCGGCCCGGTGGTCGTTCCTACGGCCGCTCAGGCGGCCGGTCCCCCGGCCGCTCGTCCCGGTGATGGCACCACGGCGGAGACGGCGGGTGCCTCGTGCTGGGGTATCAAGCAGCGCTTCTCGCAGTCCGCCACCGGCGTGTACTGGCTGCGCACCAAAACGTTGGTCGCTCCCGAGAAGTTCACTTGTGACATGACCACCGACGGTGGCGGTTGGGCGTTGATCGGCGTGGGCCGGGAGGGGTGGACCTGGTCGCCTGCGGCACAGGGCAACGTCGCCCGGCTGCAGACCGACCCCAACGGTCAGGCGTCCCAGGCCCCGGTGCACCTCTCGGCCGACAAGATCAACGGGCTGCTCGACGGCGGCGCTGCGTCCCAGTTGCCCGACGGCATTCGCCTCCGTCGGTCCGCCAACGCGGCCGGGACGTCGTGGCAAGAGGTCCGCTGGAATCTTGCCAATGCCGAACCGTGGTCGTGGCACTTCTCCGCCGGCAAGCCACTGGCCAAGATGACGGTCAACGGCACCGTGTATTCCAGGGCGGGTACGACCCGTGACACCAAGGGCAACGACGCCGTCACCAAAATGTTCAACGCCGGCACCGGGGTGGATGGGCTCAACCGTGTGTTCACCCATCGCAACTGGAAGGTCACCGCTCGAGGCAACCGCGCCGGGTTTGCGATGGGCGCGATCAAATCGTCGACCAGCGGCAACTGGTATGCGCCTGACGGCACGAACCCGATCCCGTTGACCCAGGTGTGGGTGCGCCCCCGCATCATGGACTCGGTCGCCGCTCCGTTGCCGAGCGGAGGCTCGGCCCCGCGGCAGGTGCCGTGGGTCCCAAGCGACGTTGCACAGGAGTTGGCGTGGGGGGTGGGCGGACCGCCCGACTGGACCGGACGCATCTCGGCCGCCGATCCGGCCCTGGCGTACGTCATGGCGATGCAGGAGGCCGGCGGGCGCATGTTCGTCGGCGGCTCGTTCACCAAGGTGGTCAACAATGCGGGCGGCTCGGTCAACCACAAGTTCCTGACCGCATTCGACGTCAACACCGGCGCCTGGATCAGCTCATGCAAGCCCATCCTCGATGGTCGGGTGTGGGACATGGAGGTCTCACGTGACGGCCAGTTGATCATCGCCGGAGACTTCACCAAGGTCAACGGCGACACCGCGGCAGCCGGGTTGGCCAAGCTCAACCCCAACACCTGCACGGTCGACCCCAGCTTCCGGGTGCGTGTCAACAGGAGCGGGGGCCGCGGCATGGTGCGCGGCATCAGCCTGCTCGGTGACCGTCTGTTCATCGGCGGAGCCTTCAACCAGGTGACGCCAAACGGCAGACCGACCACCGGGGTGTCGAACGCCGCTGAGGTCAACGCGATGACCGGGCAACTTGGTACCTGGCGCCCAGTGGTCAACGGTCTGGTCATGGACATCGATGCCTCCGAGCGAGGCGACCGGGTGTACCTCGCAGGCTGGTTCACCACGATCAACGGGATCGCCGGTGAGCCCTACGCCACCCGTATCTCCGATGGCGCCCCGCTGACCAACTTCCGCTGGTTGCGTTCCGCCCAAACCGCTGGTGGGACCTACTCCCAGACGGTGAAGGAGTTCGGCGACCAGGTGTTCGTCGGCGGGCGCGAGCACACCCTCTCGGCCTACAACCGCAACACGGCTGCCAGAACCGAGGCCCACGTCTCCATTCCCGGTGGCGACTTCCAGGCGGCGGAGGCCGCCTTTGGCTACCTCTTCGGCGCCTGCCACTGCGGTGGCGACACCGGGGTGAACCTGTCGGGTCGCACCCGCTGGTACGGCAACATCGCCGACATGACCTGGGGTGCCACCCGCTCGGACCGAATCCAGCAGGTGGGCCTCTACGATGCCGCCACCGGGGCGTATCTCGACTGGTGGCTCCCGTCGATCGCTTCGGCGACCGGTGACGGCCCATGGGTGATCACCAAGGACCACAACGAGTGCGTCTGGCAGGGCGGCGACACCAAGCGTGACGCCTACTCGGGCAACGCCGCGAAGGACTTCGCCGGCGGGTTCACCAAGTACTGCTCGGCGGTCGACCGCAGTGTTCCCACCGCACCGGCCCAACACGCCGCCTCGCTGCGCCCCGACGGGACGGTCGGCGTCACCTGGGGTCAGGCCAGCGACCCGTCGAACGACGTGCGCTACCTGGTCCTCCGGGACGGCAACGCGGTGGGCTTCAGCTGGGGCACCAGCTACGTCGACACCAACGTCCCCGTCGGCAACCACCAGTACGCCGTGGCTGCCATCGACGGGACCGGCAACATCGGGCCGTCGACCAAGCCGACCAACTTCAGCGTCGCCGCCCCGATCGTGGAGACCGAGTTGATGCCCACCGGCGCCGCTTGGCGATTCACCGTCGACCCGGCACTCGCCCCGGAAAATTGGCAGGCGCCCGCATTTGCCGACGCCGGCTGGGCCGAGGGCCCCGCCAAGCTGGGCTTCGGCCGGTCCGACGTGGCCTCGGTCATCTACACCGCAGGCGGTCCGAACTACCCGACGGCCGGCTACTTCCGGGCCAAGGTGAACGTCCCCAACCCGTCCAAGTACAGCGAGCTCCGCGTTGAGCTGGTTCGCGACGATGGTGCGGCGGTGTCGATCAACGGCGTTGAGGCCTTCCGGGACAACCTGCCGGACGGGCCGCTTGCTCCCACCACCGGAGCGGTCAACGTCGTCGAGGGCGCTGCCGAGCGGACGCCGGTCGTCTACACGGTCCCCGCCAGCGCCCTGCAGCCCGGCGTCAACACGATCGCCGTCGAGGTGCACAACGCCAATAAGTGGTCGGGCGACATGGGCATGTCGATGCGCATCGTCGGCCTCAGCTGA
- a CDS encoding ABC transporter ATP-binding protein, with the protein MSTVRFDQVTKRFGKTTAVDAMSLDIVEGEFMVLLGPSGCGKSTALRMIAGLESITEGALSIDGEVVNHVDPRKRGIAMVFQSYALYPNLTVRKNIESPLKAKDVPPDGGGDPRRLSSEERDARVIEAARMLDLEDYLDRKPGALSGGQRQRVALARAIVARAKVLLMDEPLSNLDAKLRAQTRAELIDLHERLGGTVVYVTHDQIEAMTMADRVAIMANGALHQVGTPDDVYDRPANTFVAGFIGTPPMNLMDGVATSDGVEVAGAKLDATHQLEAGAPVVVGIRPEHLVLSDDGLAMEVKAVEWLGYESLITADLVDVGAAQRSARGDGDTNEDSGTIGTASLVGDAVVDANDPEQVGATRRRVILRANGRVDARNGKIIRATPQAGAVQLFDADTGVHL; encoded by the coding sequence GTGTCAACGGTTCGCTTCGACCAGGTCACCAAACGCTTCGGAAAGACGACGGCGGTGGACGCAATGTCCCTCGACATCGTCGAGGGCGAATTCATGGTGCTGTTGGGCCCGTCGGGCTGTGGCAAGTCCACCGCCCTGCGCATGATCGCCGGATTGGAGTCGATCACCGAAGGCGCCCTGAGCATCGACGGCGAGGTGGTCAACCACGTCGACCCCCGCAAGCGCGGCATCGCGATGGTGTTCCAGAGCTATGCGCTGTATCCCAACCTGACGGTGCGCAAGAACATCGAGTCGCCGCTGAAGGCCAAGGACGTTCCGCCCGACGGCGGCGGCGACCCCCGCCGGCTGAGCAGCGAGGAGCGCGACGCGCGGGTGATCGAAGCGGCCCGAATGCTCGACCTGGAGGACTACCTCGACCGCAAGCCCGGCGCCCTGTCCGGCGGCCAGCGCCAGCGGGTGGCCCTCGCCCGGGCCATCGTCGCCCGGGCCAAGGTGCTGTTGATGGACGAGCCGTTGTCGAACCTGGACGCCAAGCTGCGGGCCCAGACCCGCGCCGAGCTGATCGACCTGCACGAGCGCCTCGGCGGCACGGTCGTCTACGTCACCCACGACCAGATCGAGGCGATGACGATGGCCGATCGCGTGGCGATCATGGCCAACGGTGCGCTCCACCAGGTGGGCACCCCCGACGACGTGTACGACCGGCCCGCCAACACCTTCGTCGCCGGCTTCATCGGCACCCCGCCCATGAACCTGATGGACGGCGTGGCCACCTCCGACGGTGTCGAGGTGGCCGGCGCCAAGCTGGACGCCACCCACCAGCTGGAGGCCGGCGCACCGGTGGTCGTGGGCATCCGACCCGAGCACCTGGTGCTGTCCGACGACGGCCTGGCCATGGAGGTCAAGGCGGTCGAATGGCTGGGCTACGAGAGCCTGATCACCGCCGACCTGGTTGATGTTGGCGCCGCCCAGCGCTCGGCGCGTGGCGACGGCGACACGAATGAAGACAGCGGGACCATCGGCACCGCTTCTCTGGTTGGCGACGCCGTCGTCGACGCCAACGATCCCGAGCAGGTGGGCGCCACCCGTCGCCGGGTGATCCTGCGGGCCAACGGTCGTGTCGATGCCCGCAACGGCAAGATCATCCGAGCCACGCCTCAGGCTGGTGCGGTGCAACTGTTCGACGCCGACACCGGGGTGCACCTGTGA
- a CDS encoding sugar ABC transporter permease, producing the protein MGVLPDAPGTKDDTAPEGVKRSGLFGHSLRETGLAAAFLAPSLVIFGLFFYFPFARLVSWGFYDSRQRGSFYERVGFSHYVDVLTSSEFLDGLWISVQFVLLTVPAGLIFGTLLAVAAHRRLKGMKIYQTIFSSTIATSVAVAAVLFFGLINPAVGVFKVDWLSNPGTALPALALVAVWKNLGLSFVIVLAGLQAVPDELTEAAMIDGYGAIGRFFKVTLPALTPVLTFLVVALTIFGMQEFALPDIITGGGPEGSTSTLVYTIAQKLDPTNITDGSVMAVGLFGITLIIGLGQFILLERGMNRD; encoded by the coding sequence ATGGGGGTCCTGCCCGACGCGCCCGGCACCAAGGACGACACGGCGCCCGAGGGTGTCAAGCGGAGTGGCCTGTTTGGCCACAGCCTGCGGGAGACTGGCCTGGCCGCCGCCTTCCTGGCGCCGTCGCTGGTGATCTTCGGCCTGTTCTTCTACTTCCCGTTCGCCCGCCTGGTGTCGTGGGGCTTCTACGACAGTCGCCAACGAGGCTCGTTCTACGAGCGCGTCGGTTTCAGCCACTACGTCGATGTGCTCACCTCATCGGAGTTTCTCGACGGGCTGTGGATCTCGGTGCAGTTCGTGCTGCTGACCGTGCCCGCCGGCCTGATTTTCGGCACGCTGCTGGCGGTGGCCGCCCACCGACGTCTGAAGGGCATGAAGATCTATCAGACGATCTTCAGCTCGACGATCGCCACCTCGGTTGCTGTGGCCGCCGTGCTGTTCTTCGGCCTGATCAACCCCGCGGTCGGCGTGTTCAAGGTGGACTGGCTGTCCAACCCCGGCACTGCGTTGCCCGCCCTGGCGCTGGTCGCCGTGTGGAAGAACCTCGGCCTCAGCTTCGTCATCGTGCTCGCTGGGCTTCAAGCGGTGCCCGACGAGCTGACCGAGGCGGCGATGATCGACGGCTACGGCGCCATCGGCCGCTTCTTCAAAGTGACCCTGCCGGCCCTGACGCCGGTGCTCACCTTCCTGGTCGTCGCCCTCACCATCTTCGGTATGCAGGAGTTTGCTCTGCCCGACATCATCACCGGAGGCGGCCCGGAGGGCAGCACCTCGACCCTGGTGTACACGATCGCCCAGAAGCTCGACCCGACCAACATCACCGACGGCTCGGTGATGGCGGTGGGCCTGTTCGGCATCACGCTGATCATCGGGCTGGGGCAGTTCATCTTGCTCGAACGGGGGATGAACCGTGACTGA
- a CDS encoding delta-60 repeat domain-containing protein, with amino-acid sequence MTEPTDPPVDPQPAQPGDGTTAETAGASCWGVKQKFSQSATGVYWLRTSTLVAPEKFTCDMTTDGGGWALIGVGREGWNWSPAAQGNVARLLTDPNGQASQAPVHLSADKVNGLLDGGAASQLPDGIRLRRSANAAGTSWQEVRWNLATAEPWSWHFSAGKPLAKMTVNGTGYTSAGTTRDTKGNDAVTNLPNAGTGVDGLNRVFTHRNWKVTARGNRAGFAMGAVGASTSGNWYAPDGTNPIPLTQVWVRPRIMDSVAAALPSEGSTPRQVPWVPSDFSQDLAWGVDGPPDWTDSISGADPALAYVMAMQEAGGRMFVGGSFTKVVNNAGGSVDHKFLTAFDVNTGEWISSCTPILDGRVWDMEVSSDGQLIIAGDFTNVNGDTAVAGLAKLNPNTCALDPSFQVRVTRSGGRGMVRGISLLGDRLFIGGAFNQVTPHGAPLTGVSNAAEVNAMTGQLGTWRPVVNGLVMDIDASERGDRVYLAGWFTTINGIAGEPYATRISDGAPLTNFHWLLTAPGIGGPWSQTVKEVGDQVYVGGRQHVIASYNRDSAAQTSSHISVPGGDFQAAEAAFGYLFGACHCGGDTGVNLSGRTRWYGNIADMTWGATRSDRIQQVGLYDAATGAYLDWWLPSIASATGDGPWVITKDHNECVWQGGDTKRDAYSGNAAKDFAGGFTKYCSAVDRSVPTAPAQHAASLRPDGTVGVTWGQASDPSNDLRYLVLRDGNAVGFSWGTSYVDTNVPVGNHQYAVAAIDETGNIGPSTEPTNFNVTT; translated from the coding sequence GTGACCGAGCCCACTGACCCGCCCGTCGACCCGCAGCCTGCTCAACCTGGTGATGGCACGACGGCGGAGACGGCGGGTGCGTCGTGCTGGGGGGTCAAGCAGAAGTTCTCGCAGTCGGCCACCGGTGTGTATTGGTTGCGCACCAGCACGCTGGTCGCTCCCGAGAAGTTCACCTGTGACATGACCACCGATGGTGGCGGCTGGGCCTTGATCGGCGTGGGCCGGGAGGGGTGGAACTGGTCGCCCGCGGCACAGGGCAACGTCGCCCGGTTGTTGACCGACCCAAACGGTCAGGCGTCCCAGGCCCCGGTGCACCTCTCGGCTGACAAGGTCAACGGGCTGCTCGATGGCGGTGCTGCGTCCCAGTTGCCCGACGGTATTCGCCTCCGCCGGTCCGCCAACGCTGCCGGCACGTCGTGGCAGGAGGTCCGCTGGAATCTTGCCACTGCCGAACCGTGGTCGTGGCACTTCTCCGCCGGCAAGCCACTGGCCAAGATGACGGTCAACGGCACCGGGTATACGAGTGCGGGCACGACGCGTGACACCAAGGGCAATGACGCTGTCACCAACTTGCCCAACGCAGGCACCGGGGTCGATGGGCTCAATCGTGTGTTTACCCATCGCAACTGGAAGGTCACGGCTCGAGGCAACCGCGCCGGGTTTGCGATGGGCGCAGTCGGAGCGTCGACCAGCGGCAACTGGTATGCGCCTGACGGCACGAACCCGATCCCGTTGACCCAGGTGTGGGTGCGGCCCCGCATCATGGACTCGGTCGCCGCTGCGTTGCCCAGCGAGGGCTCAACCCCGCGGCAGGTGCCGTGGGTCCCGAGCGATTTTTCCCAGGACTTGGCGTGGGGCGTGGACGGACCTCCCGACTGGACCGACAGCATCTCTGGCGCCGATCCGGCCCTGGCGTACGTGATGGCGATGCAGGAGGCCGGCGGGCGCATGTTCGTCGGCGGCTCGTTCACCAAGGTGGTCAACAACGCGGGTGGCTCGGTCGACCACAAGTTCCTGACCGCGTTCGATGTCAACACCGGTGAGTGGATCAGTTCGTGCACGCCCATCCTCGATGGCCGGGTGTGGGACATGGAGGTCTCCAGCGATGGCCAGCTGATCATCGCCGGCGACTTCACCAACGTGAACGGCGACACGGCGGTAGCCGGGTTGGCCAAGCTCAACCCCAACACCTGCGCTCTTGATCCCAGCTTCCAGGTGCGCGTCACCAGGAGCGGCGGGCGTGGCATGGTGCGCGGCATCAGCCTGCTCGGTGACCGTCTGTTCATCGGCGGTGCGTTCAACCAGGTGACGCCACACGGTGCACCGCTCACCGGGGTGTCGAACGCCGCTGAGGTCAACGCCATGACCGGACAACTTGGTACCTGGCGTCCGGTGGTCAACGGGCTGGTCATGGACATCGATGCCTCCGAGCGAGGCGACCGGGTGTACCTCGCAGGCTGGTTCACCACGATCAACGGGATCGCCGGTGAGCCCTACGCCACCCGCATCTCCGACGGCGCCCCGCTCACCAACTTCCACTGGCTCCTTACCGCTCCAGGCATAGGTGGGCCCTGGTCTCAGACGGTCAAGGAGGTCGGTGACCAGGTGTATGTCGGCGGACGCCAGCACGTGATTGCGTCGTACAACCGCGACTCTGCCGCTCAAACCTCATCCCACATCTCTGTTCCCGGTGGTGACTTCCAGGCGGCGGAGGCCGCCTTCGGCTACCTCTTCGGCGCCTGCCATTGCGGTGGCGACACCGGGGTAAACCTGTCGGGTCGCACCCGCTGGTACGGCAACATCGCCGACATGACCTGGGGCGCCACCCGCTCGGACCGCATCCAACAGGTAGGCCTCTACGATGCCGCCACCGGCGCCTACCTCGACTGGTGGCTCCCGTCGATCGCCTCGGCGACCGGTGACGGCCCATGGGTGATCACCAAGGACCACAACGAGTGCGTCTGGCAGGGCGGCGACACCAAGCGTGACGCCTACTCGGGCAACGCCGCGAAGGACTTCGCCGGCGGGTTCACCAAGTACTGCTCGGCGGTCGACCGCAGCGTGCCCACCGCACCGGCCCAACACGCCGCCTCGCTGCGCCCCGACGGGACGGTCGGTGTCACCTGGGGTCAGGCCAGCGACCCATCAAACGACCTGCGCTACCTGGTCCTCCGAGACGGCAACGCTGTCGGCTTCAGCTGGGGCACCAGCTACGTCGACACCAACGTCCCCGTCGGCAACCACCAGTACGCCGTGGCCGCCATCGACGAAACCGGCAACATCGGGCCGTCAACCGAACCAACCAACTTCAACGTCACCACGTAG
- a CDS encoding queuosine precursor transporter translates to MGTINPRVDSAVAVGRTDVDATTMYSERAVMVLMVVGGAYVATSLMANVMSVRILSLGGWAVDAGTLTYPLTFTLRDVVHKAGGTAVARTTVVATAGFNALLALGLWAAAVLPGDPATTGAAQSEFANVLNPVLRIIAASIIAQLIAELVDTEVYRAWVARFGARHQWGRVISSNAVSVPLDSVIFAVIAFAGRIPGAVVWSIIWANIAIKGVTALASTPLIYTVRDRWVGRE, encoded by the coding sequence ATGGGCACGATCAACCCACGGGTGGACAGTGCCGTCGCCGTCGGTCGGACCGATGTCGACGCAACAACGATGTACAGCGAGCGTGCGGTGATGGTGCTGATGGTGGTCGGCGGCGCCTACGTGGCCACCTCCCTGATGGCCAACGTCATGTCGGTGCGCATCTTGTCGCTCGGCGGCTGGGCGGTGGACGCCGGCACGCTCACCTACCCGCTGACCTTCACCCTGCGCGACGTCGTGCACAAGGCGGGCGGCACCGCGGTGGCCCGCACGACGGTGGTGGCCACCGCCGGGTTCAACGCGCTGCTGGCCCTGGGGCTGTGGGCGGCCGCCGTGCTGCCCGGCGATCCGGCGACCACCGGAGCGGCCCAGAGCGAGTTTGCCAACGTGCTCAACCCGGTGCTGCGCATCATCGCGGCGTCGATCATCGCCCAGTTGATCGCCGAGTTGGTCGACACCGAGGTGTACCGGGCCTGGGTGGCACGCTTCGGGGCACGCCACCAGTGGGGTCGGGTGATCAGCTCCAATGCGGTGTCGGTCCCGCTCGATTCGGTGATCTTTGCGGTGATTGCTTTTGCCGGCCGGATCCCCGGCGCCGTCGTGTGGTCGATCATATGGGCCAACATCGCCATCAAGGGGGTGACCGCCCTGGCTTCGACCCCACTGATCTACACCGTGCGCGACCGGTGGGTCGGCCGGGAATGA